Part of the Cystobacter ferrugineus genome, CGGCACCGAGCAGGGCTTCACCGAGCAGCGCGGCGCCATGTTCCAGAAAGGGTTCGCCTCGGGAGGCAAGGACCGCTTCGACACCACGGCGCCCTTGTACGCCCTCATCCGCGAGCTGACGACACTGCGCAAGACGCACGCCGTCTTCCGGCATGGCTCCCCCACGGTGCTGCGGCAGAACGAAGCTCGCGCGGGGGTGTTCGCCTACAAGATGGACGACGCGGGACAGGTCGCGTTCGTCGTCTTCAACACCTCGGACGAGGAGGTGTTGCTGGACAACCTGCCCACGGGCCTCGCCGGAGGCAGCGGGCTGAAGGTGCTCGCGAGCCTGGACCCGGAGGCCGGGGACGTCCGGACCGGCGTGGACGGAAGGCTGTCCCTGAAGCTCCCCGCTCGCGCGGCCCGGGTCTACCAGCCCTCGGGCGACGTCGTCCCGCCCCCCGCGCCCACCGCCCGTGTCACCGTCTCCAACGCCAGCGGCGGCACCGTCCCGGGTGACTTCGAGCTGTCCGGCACCGCCACCGGCGTGTCCTCGTTCCGCCTCGTGGTGGATGGAGTGCTCGGGAGCGCCCCCCTCGTGACGGTGCGGACGGACGGCTCCTGGAGCACCCGCGTCAGCACCCAGGGCATGGTGGACAACACCCTCCAGCACTCGCTCGTCGCGTGGGCCGGGGAGGACCAGGTGCTCTCCGACACGTGGACCTTCCGCGTGGAGCGCTCCTTCACGGCCCTGCTCACCCACGACGACCCCGAGGGCGATGACGTGGGCCCCACGGGCGCCTACCACTACCCCACCGATGAGACCTGGGGCGTCAACCACCAGGGAGACCTGCGCCGCGTCACCCTCCTGGGCTCGGGTAACACGCTCAAGCTCGCGCTCCAGACGAAGACCGTCACCACCATCTGGAACCCGCAGAACGGCTTCGACCACGTGGCCTTCACCGTCTACATCGACGTGCCCGGCGAGATGCCCGGACGCCCAGGCCTCACCGTGATGCCGCAGCAGAACGCGTCGCTTCCCCCCGGCATGGCATGGGACTACCGCCTGCGCGTCCACGGCTGGTCCAATGCCCTGTTCGACCCCCGGGGCGCCTCCGCCACCGTGGAGGGCACCCCGGTCTCCCCCACCGCCACCATCGAGGTGGACAAGGATGCCCACACCGTCTTCCTCACCCTGTCCGGGGAATTGTTCAGCGGTCTATCGACGCTCCAGGGCGTGAAGGTCTACGTCACCACCTGGGACTACGACAACGGCTACCGGCCCCTCGTCCCCGCGTCCGAGCAGTGGAAGTTCTGGGGAGCGGATGGCGCCACGTCGCCTCTCGTCCTGGACGACACGCCCGTGCTCACCCTCCCCTGAGGGCCTCCCCCGAGGAGAACGGCATCCTCATACTTCTGGTGATGCCCCCGATGCGGCCGACCGCACCGGCCCTGTCCCAGCCCAGGAGATGCCCGATGCAATCGACTCCGGATGTGATGGCGCTCGCGCACCGCATCAATCCCTATCCGCTGTACGCGGAGTTGAGACGTGACCATCCGGTCTGCCGGGTCGAGCCCGGCGGACTCATGGCCATCAGCCGGTACAAGGACGTGGAGTACGTCCTCAAGCATCCGGAGCTCTTCTCCTCCCACGGCTTGCGGGTCGCGTGGCAGCCGGAGTGGGTGGGTGACAACCCGGTCGCCCAATCCCTCGCCGCGTCCGATGGCGAGGAGCACGCCCGCCTGCGCTCCCTGGTCAGCCGCGCCTTCACCCCCGTGGCCATCAACCGCCTCGACGAGAAGGTCCGCGCGAGCGCCGCCCGGCTGGCGGAGGGCCTGCTCGCCCGGGGCGAGTCGGACTTCATGGAGGAATTCGCCACCCCACTGCCCGCGCGAGCCATCAGCAACTTGTTGGGGTTCGACCCCGCGCTCGAGCGCCACTACAAGCGCTGGACCGGGGTCATCGTCGGCGTCACGCCCGTTCCCGAGAACGAGGAGCACGTGTCCCGCACCCGCGACACCATCGCCGAGATGAAACGCTACGTGCAGCAGATCATCGATGCGCGGCGCTCCCAGCCGGACGACGACGTGATGGGTCTCATCGTGAAGGGCGGCCCCAATGGCCAGCGTCCGAGCAATCAGGAGATCATCGGCCTGGCATTCACCCTGCTCGCCGCGGGACTCGAGACGACGAGCTTCTTCTTCGCGCATGCGCTGCGGTTGCTGGCCGAGCGCCCCGACGTGCTCGAGCGACTGCGCGCCGACCGCAAGCTGCTGCCGAAGTTCATCGAGGAAATGCTGCGCTACAACGGCCCGATACGGGGGCTGCCGCGCATCGTCATGGCCGACGTGGAGCTGTCCGGCGTGCGCATCGAGCACGGGGCCTGCATCCTACCGCTCATCGCCTCGGCCAACCGGGACGAGACCCGTTTTCCCCATGCCGACCGCTTCGACCTCGCTCGGGAGCAGACAGGCATCTCCTTCGGGTTTGGCAGCCACTACTGCCTCGGGGCCTTCCTGGCACGGCTCGAGGCCCAGGCGGGCCTCGACGCACTGCTCGACCGGTTCAGCGGCTTCTCGCTCATCCCCGAGGGCGTGGTGTGGAACCGGAGCCTCGTCACGAGCGGACCGTTGAAGATGCCGGTCCGCGTCCTGCCGGTATGAGGGCCCCTCGCGCGGTCAGTGGGAAACGCCGGGCTCCTTCACTTCCGGCAGCCCCAGTCTCTTCGCGGCCTCGTCCATCATGCGCTGCCGGACCTCTTCTGGCTCGCCCTCCGCGCCTCGCGCGCGGATTGCCCCCCACCCTGCGAGCGATCGGGCGGGCAGGCCCCCCTGCGGCTAGCCTCCCGCCAGCTCGTGCAGCTTCAGCACCGTCCTCCAGTTGCGCGCGGTGACGGGTGAGCCCGCCGCCTTGTCGAACACCGCCGGGCCGAGCTTCGTCCCGGCCACGCCGTTGGGATAGAGCACCCAGAGCGCGTCACCCGACGCCTCGATCAGCTCGCCGGCACTCGCTCGCTCGCGAAGCGCGGCGACCGCGCCCGGCTTGGGCTTCTGCTTGGACAGCGCCAGATGCAGGAGGTTCGGCTGCTTCTCGGCGGCGTCCGGGAAGGGACTCCCCGCGGCATAGGCCGCCCACTGCCGGGCGGTCCGGGCGATCACATCGACCGCGAAACCGAAGCGCTGTTGCAGCGCGGTCTCGAGCATCGCCGCGGCGGCCTCCGCGCCCCCGGGAGCGGTGACGACGAGGTTGCCACTCTGGATGTAGCTCTCGACGTCGTCGAAGCCGATGTCGCGGCACGTCTGGCGGAGTTCCTCCATGGGAACCTTGCGATGACCACCAACGTTGACGCCGCGAAGAAGCAGGATGATCCGGGACATGGGAGCAAGCGTGCCACTCCCGTGCGCGCGAGGGGAGTCCCTCAGTGCGGCGCCACCGCGTCGCTGGAGGGAAGCGACGCGGGGGTGGGGCGCTGGGTCCGGGGGAAGAAGAGCCCGGCGGAGAAGGCGCCCAGGGCCGAGACGCAGATGAGCCAGAAGTTGAGGGACAGGCCGCGGCCGAGCGCGTCTCCGAGCGTGCGCAACACCTCGGGCGCGAGGCCCCGGCCATGCTCGGGGCTGAGGATCTGATTGGCCGCGGACAGGGGGATGCGGGGATCCTCGACCAGCTTGGACACCATCACCCCGCCCATCAACCCCACGCCCAGCGCCCCGCCGATGGTGCGGAAGAACATGTTGCTCGCGGTGGCCACGCCTCGCAGCTCCCAGCCCACGCTCGTCTGCACCGCGATGAGCAGCGACGTGGAGGCAAAGCCCAGACCGAGGCCGAATACTCCCATGGCCACCTCGGGGATGAGCAGGGGCGCACCCGGCTTGAGCAGCAACGCCATCAGCGCCGTGCCCGCTCCCGCCATCCCGAATCCGCCGATGATGAGCGGGCGGAAGCCCATCTTGAGGATGAGCCGTCCCGCCAGGAGGCTCGCCAGGGGCCAGCCGACGATCATCGGGGTGATCATCCCACCGGCCAGCGTGGGCGAGCCGCCCAGCACGGCCTGCACGTACAGCGGCACGTAGGTGGTGGCGCCGAACTGCGCGGAGGAGAAGAGTGCTCCGGCCACCGAGGAGATGGCGATGGCGGGAATCCGGAAGAGGGACATCGGCAGGAGGGGCTCGGCCGCCCGGAGCTCCACGAACACGAAGGCGGCGAGCAACACTCCCGCCCCCAGGAGCGCGGGAAGCTGGTGGTCCATGCCCTGCACCCCGACCAGCAGCAACACCACGCCGGCGGAGAGCAGCACCGCCCCCGCGATGTCCAGCCGCTGGGCTTTGCGCTCGATGCGCTCGTGGAAGAAGACGGCGAGCAGCAGCATCGCGCCCAGACCGATGGGGACGTTGACGAAGAAGATCCAATGCCAGGTGAGGTACTTCACGATGAGCCCGCCGGTGAGGGGACCCACCAGGCCGGCGATGCCCCACACGGCGCTGAAGGCGCCCTGGACGCGGGCGCGCTGCTCGAGCGTATAGAGGTCCCCCACCACGGTGAGCGCCACGGGCTGCATGGCGCCGGCCCCGAGCCCCTGGAGCGTGCGGAAGGCGATGAGCATGCCCATGGACGTGGCCAGGCCGCTGGCGATGGAGCCCACGAGGAACAGGCCCACGCCGAAGAGGAGCACGGGCTTGCGGCCGTAGAGATCCGAGAGCTTGCCGTAGATGGGGACGGTGATGGTGGAGGTGAGCATGTACGCGGTGAAGACCCACGCGTAGCTGTGCAGCCCGCCCAGGTCGCTGACCACCGTGGGCATGGCCGTGGAGACGACCGTCATCTCCAGGGCCGCCATGAAGAGACACAGGGCGAGGGCCAGGGTAGTCAGGGGGCGTTGCGTGGTACGCATCCGCCCTGCCTAGCGGGTGGGCCCCCCGGGCGCCACCTCAAATGCACCCCGGCGCCCCCCCGCGTCCTGCTCGACTCCACTCCGGTGATGAACGTGCTCTCCGAGAGTCGTTGGACACGCTCCCGGTGAGGGTCCTCCTGGCTTCAGCCGACCTTGGCGATCTGCGGAGCGGCCTTGTCCTGGGGAACGGCGTAGCCCGAGAGGATCAGGGCCTCCGCGATGGCCTCGCCCATGCCGCCCGACACCGGGCCGAACGACGCGTTCTGGCACCACGCCTGGACCATCAGCACGGGGCCCTTCACGGTGAACTCCGCGAAGCCGATGGAGAGCGCGGGCTGCGCCAGCACTCCCGGCACCGCGGCCACCCGCTCCTCCAGGGCCCGCCGGATGGCGGCGACGTCGGCACCGTGCCGCAGCGGCACCTTGATGGCGACCTGCCGGGTGGAGTGGTGGCTGTAGTTGACGATGTTGTCACCGAGCAACCGGCTGTTGCCCACGGTGATGCGCAGGTTGTCTGGCGTCTCGATGGAGGTGACGAACAGACCGACCTCATGGACCGTGCCCGAGACCCCCGCGGAGGAGATCGCGTCTCCGACGCGGAAGGGCCGCAGCACGAGCAGGAAGACGCCCGCGGCGAAGTTGCTCAACAGGCCCGACCACGCCGAGCCGATGGCGATGCCGGCCGCCGCCAGCAACGCGGCGAACGAGGTGGTCTCGATGCCCATCATCCCCAGCAGCGCCAGCAGCAGCAGGATGGTGAAGGCGCCCGAGAAGAGCGACTCGGTGTAGCGGATGAGCGTGGCGTCCAGCTTGCGCTTGTTGAGCGCGATGTTCAGCACGCGCTGGAAACCGGCGATGAGCGAGCGCCCCACGAACCAGAGGACGATCGCGGCGCCCAGCTTCATGAAGAAGGGGAGCGCCTGCGTGAGGGCCAGGGTCTTGAGCTGCTCGATGAGTGATTCCATGGGAAGGGGATGCCTTTGAGGAGAAGGCCGCCGTCCTTGGGCCGGCGGCCCTGCCACACTAGCAAGCCTCATGCCCACGTGTCCGCCCCCCTCCCGCCTGGGCGGGACCCGTCAGGGCCCGTCACTGACGTGTCGACATGGGGCGCTGACACGTCAGGCGCGGCTCAGCCCCCCTTGGGGAAGGAGGCGCAGGCCTCACCGTACTCGCGCCACC contains:
- a CDS encoding alpha-amylase family glycosyl hydrolase; its protein translation is MPSLFSKRLAAVCATAAWLACKSDPTPGPTPTPPQPPPPVEPLHVPSPDWRDQILYFVMTDRFANGDPGNDDQGAGEYDPADGAKYSGGDLKGLRERLDYIQGLGATAVWLTPPVANQWWDPLVNYGGYHGYWARDFKQVDPHLGTLEDYRSLSRELHSRGMYLVQDIVLNHMANCFRYTRYDPADVSAHVELNTGARPACGPTQAPFDQWDPTRPAHRDAHVFHWTPTIQDYGVRDQELNWQLSDLDDLDTENPAVLTALRDSYDFWIREVGVDGFRVDTVFYVPQASIKDFLYSTDATHPGVVPFARSLGKEGFLAFGEGYATDLPFQDTATRKIASYMTEESTGEALLPGMLDFPLYRTTGDVFARGAPTSQLGYRMTRSGTAFPRPHLMPTFLDNHDVDRFLKGGSETALRQALVFMMTVPGVPVLYYGTEQGFTEQRGAMFQKGFASGGKDRFDTTAPLYALIRELTTLRKTHAVFRHGSPTVLRQNEARAGVFAYKMDDAGQVAFVVFNTSDEEVLLDNLPTGLAGGSGLKVLASLDPEAGDVRTGVDGRLSLKLPARAARVYQPSGDVVPPPAPTARVTVSNASGGTVPGDFELSGTATGVSSFRLVVDGVLGSAPLVTVRTDGSWSTRVSTQGMVDNTLQHSLVAWAGEDQVLSDTWTFRVERSFTALLTHDDPEGDDVGPTGAYHYPTDETWGVNHQGDLRRVTLLGSGNTLKLALQTKTVTTIWNPQNGFDHVAFTVYIDVPGEMPGRPGLTVMPQQNASLPPGMAWDYRLRVHGWSNALFDPRGASATVEGTPVSPTATIEVDKDAHTVFLTLSGELFSGLSTLQGVKVYVTTWDYDNGYRPLVPASEQWKFWGADGATSPLVLDDTPVLTLP
- a CDS encoding cytochrome P450, which translates into the protein MQSTPDVMALAHRINPYPLYAELRRDHPVCRVEPGGLMAISRYKDVEYVLKHPELFSSHGLRVAWQPEWVGDNPVAQSLAASDGEEHARLRSLVSRAFTPVAINRLDEKVRASAARLAEGLLARGESDFMEEFATPLPARAISNLLGFDPALERHYKRWTGVIVGVTPVPENEEHVSRTRDTIAEMKRYVQQIIDARRSQPDDDVMGLIVKGGPNGQRPSNQEIIGLAFTLLAAGLETTSFFFAHALRLLAERPDVLERLRADRKLLPKFIEEMLRYNGPIRGLPRIVMADVELSGVRIEHGACILPLIASANRDETRFPHADRFDLAREQTGISFGFGSHYCLGAFLARLEAQAGLDALLDRFSGFSLIPEGVVWNRSLVTSGPLKMPVRVLPV
- a CDS encoding DUF1697 domain-containing protein, with translation MSRIILLLRGVNVGGHRKVPMEELRQTCRDIGFDDVESYIQSGNLVVTAPGGAEAAAAMLETALQQRFGFAVDVIARTARQWAAYAAGSPFPDAAEKQPNLLHLALSKQKPKPGAVAALRERASAGELIEASGDALWVLYPNGVAGTKLGPAVFDKAAGSPVTARNWRTVLKLHELAGG
- a CDS encoding MDR family MFS transporter, which codes for MRTTQRPLTTLALALCLFMAALEMTVVSTAMPTVVSDLGGLHSYAWVFTAYMLTSTITVPIYGKLSDLYGRKPVLLFGVGLFLVGSIASGLATSMGMLIAFRTLQGLGAGAMQPVALTVVGDLYTLEQRARVQGAFSAVWGIAGLVGPLTGGLIVKYLTWHWIFFVNVPIGLGAMLLLAVFFHERIERKAQRLDIAGAVLLSAGVVLLLVGVQGMDHQLPALLGAGVLLAAFVFVELRAAEPLLPMSLFRIPAIAISSVAGALFSSAQFGATTYVPLYVQAVLGGSPTLAGGMITPMIVGWPLASLLAGRLILKMGFRPLIIGGFGMAGAGTALMALLLKPGAPLLIPEVAMGVFGLGLGFASTSLLIAVQTSVGWELRGVATASNMFFRTIGGALGVGLMGGVMVSKLVEDPRIPLSAANQILSPEHGRGLAPEVLRTLGDALGRGLSLNFWLICVSALGAFSAGLFFPRTQRPTPASLPSSDAVAPH
- a CDS encoding mechanosensitive ion channel family protein encodes the protein MESLIEQLKTLALTQALPFFMKLGAAIVLWFVGRSLIAGFQRVLNIALNKRKLDATLIRYTESLFSGAFTILLLLALLGMMGIETTSFAALLAAAGIAIGSAWSGLLSNFAAGVFLLVLRPFRVGDAISSAGVSGTVHEVGLFVTSIETPDNLRITVGNSRLLGDNIVNYSHHSTRQVAIKVPLRHGADVAAIRRALEERVAAVPGVLAQPALSIGFAEFTVKGPVLMVQAWCQNASFGPVSGGMGEAIAEALILSGYAVPQDKAAPQIAKVG